The genomic interval TGAAATGTAGATTTGACTTTTTGGCTATTATTAAATTTATAAAATTCTTCATAAACTAAATTACTATTTAAATAGGTATCTACAAAATCAATTACAGTATTAGACTTTGCCATTTTTTCTATTTCATTATAATAATTATCATATACTTCTAAAACAATTCCCCCTATTAAATCTCCAGACCTAGTGGCATCATTTACCGCTCTTATTTTAGTAGTAAATATAATAAAAATTAAAAACAAGATATAAAGTATTAAAATAGGAATAAAAGCGTATCTTAAAAAAAAGTATTTGATTTTTTCTTTATAATTCCTATTTTTAATTTCCATGTATATTCTCCTTAAAATAAACTCCAATTTATTATAACATAATCCTATATATAAAATAATAAGCAATCTTTATCCATTTTAAAAGATTGCTTATTTATATACTACATTGTAATTTCCTTTTCTCCTGTTAACTTAAAGAAAATCAATAAAGATATAATAGTAATTAAGGAAAGTATAGTAGCTAAAGCTGCTGCTACTCCAAAATTACCACGAATTACCTCTGTATAAGTGGCAATCGTCATAGTTTTAGTATTTCCTGTGTAAAGAATTATAGAAGTACTTAATTCTGAAATAATAGTTACCCAACTTAAAATAGCTCCCGATATAACTCCTGGTAACATCATAGGTAGTACAATTTTAAAAAACGCCTTAATATTTGAAGCCCCCAAAGATATAGCTGCTTCCTCTACACTAATATTTATCTGATGAAGAATTGCAGCACTGGAACGAATTGTATAAGGTAACCTACGAATTACAAAGGATATAATCATAATTAAGGCAGTCCCACTTAGTAGTAATGGTTTCTTGTTAAAACTTAAAAGTAATGCAATTCCTAAAATAGAACCTGGAACTATATAGGGAAACATAGTTAATATATCTAACATATTCGTAATAGGATTGCACCTTCTAACAGTAATATAGGCTATCAATATAGCAAGTAATATTACAATTATTATAGATACTCCTGCAAGACAAAAAGTATTTGCTATGGAATCTCCCATTTTAGAAAAAGCTATTTCATAACTTTTTAGTGAATATCCTCCTGAAAATACTCTCCCCGTAGTATCTAAGAAAGATGTATATATAACAGTAATCTGTGGAAGTAATGCTATTATAGTAAAGCCATAAACATAAATATGAGCCAATACATTTTTTAATCCTCTTTCTTTCTTTGCCTCTATTGGATGTAAAGCACTCATAGAAAAAGCCTTTTTATTAGAAATATATTTTTGTAATAAAAATATAGCTGTAGCAAATATAATTACTATAACAGATATGGCTGCAGCAAAACCGTCATCTCCACCTACTTCAGATATAAATTCGTTAAATATAAGAACGGGAACAGTTCTATAGCCTTCACCAATAAGCATAGGGGTACCAAAATCCGCCAAAGCCCTCATAAATACCAATAAAGCTCCTGCTAATAAAGTAGGTAGAATTAGTGGAATAACCACTTTAAATACCTTCTTAACGCCTGTACAGCCCATACTTTCTGCAGCCTCTAATAGAGATTTATCAATACTTTTCAATGCTCCATATAAGTACATATATATTAATGGTACCAACTGCAAAGTTAAAACCAGCAATATTCCTGTAAAGCCATAAATATCTGGCATTGCAATATTAAAAACATCTTTCATGAAATTTGTAATTACTCCATTTCTCCCCAATAACAATATCCAAGAATATGCCCCTATAAAAGGTGCCTGCATGGAAGATATTAAAATTAATACTTGAATTATAGACTTTCCTTTTATTTTAAAAGTAACCATAATATACGCTAAAGGTACTGCAAGTATTATTGTCAATATTGTGACCCATGTAGTAACCTTTAAACTATTAAATAAAGAGCCATAATAATATTTTTTACTGAAAAATTGTTTAAAATAAGCTAAAGAAAAACTCCCTGTATTCCCATCATGAATGCTCTTTGAAAGTATTGTGAATAATGGAAACACTAGCATAATAATATATAAAATAAATATAATTAAAGTAATAATTGACCAAATATCATATCTTTTACTTTTGGATAACATGATTCACAACTCCTTCAGTTAAATTTAACTGAGATTCCTTGTTAAATATATTTATTTTTTCTTTTTTTATTTTTAAACCTATTTCAGTATTAGGCTTAAGTATTTCTCCAATTGTAGACTCTTGGACTATTTCTGCCCTTTCTCCAGTTTCCAGTTCCACAAAATAATGGGTATTTAGCCCTAAAAATATAGAATCTAATATTTTCGCCTTAATACCTTCTCCATTTTTTTTAATAATAAATTCCTCTGGTCTTACAGAGACTTGAACTGGAATACTATCTGCAATTTCCCTAGAAATAATTAAATTATCTACAATTTCCGTATATCCTCCAATTTTTAAAATAAATCCATTATTATTAGGTATTAATTTTCCATCTAATATATTTGTTCTACCAATGAAAGTTGCCACAAATATATTGGCTGGCCTTTGATATATATTTTGGGGAGTTCCCACATGTTGTATTTCCCCATGATTCATAACAGCTATTCTATCTGATACAGCCATGGCTTCCTCTTGATCATGGGTTACATATATGGTGGTAATACCAATATCCTTTTGTATATCTTTAATAGCATTTCTCATTTCTATTCTAAGTTTTGCATCTAAATTAGACAGTGGTTCATCCATTAATAGCACATCTGGTTCAATAACAATTGCCCTAGCAAGGGCTACCCTTTGTTGCTGTCCACCAGATAAATTTTCAGGTAATCTATCTTTGTACTCGTAAATTTTTACTATTTTTAATATTTCATCTACCTTTTCTTCTATTTCT from Sporanaerobacter acetigenes DSM 13106 carries:
- a CDS encoding ABC transporter permease, with the translated sequence MLSKSKRYDIWSIITLIIFILYIIMLVFPLFTILSKSIHDGNTGSFSLAYFKQFFSKKYYYGSLFNSLKVTTWVTILTIILAVPLAYIMVTFKIKGKSIIQVLILISSMQAPFIGAYSWILLLGRNGVITNFMKDVFNIAMPDIYGFTGILLVLTLQLVPLIYMYLYGALKSIDKSLLEAAESMGCTGVKKVFKVVIPLILPTLLAGALLVFMRALADFGTPMLIGEGYRTVPVLIFNEFISEVGGDDGFAAAISVIVIIFATAIFLLQKYISNKKAFSMSALHPIEAKKERGLKNVLAHIYVYGFTIIALLPQITVIYTSFLDTTGRVFSGGYSLKSYEIAFSKMGDSIANTFCLAGVSIIIVILLAILIAYITVRRCNPITNMLDILTMFPYIVPGSILGIALLLSFNKKPLLLSGTALIMIISFVIRRLPYTIRSSAAILHQINISVEEAAISLGASNIKAFFKIVLPMMLPGVISGAILSWVTIISELSTSIILYTGNTKTMTIATYTEVIRGNFGVAAALATILSLITIISLLIFFKLTGEKEITM
- a CDS encoding ABC transporter ATP-binding protein: MSISIDFKNVVKKYGDNTVIKGLSLEVEKGEFFTLLGPSGCGKTTLLRMVAGFNTIEDGEIYFNEKIINNVPPKDRNIGMVFQNYAIFPHLTVAKNVAFGLENRKVPKAEIEEKVDEILKIVKIYEYKDRLPENLSGGQQQRVALARAIVIEPDVLLMDEPLSNLDAKLRIEMRNAIKDIQKDIGITTIYVTHDQEEAMAVSDRIAVMNHGEIQHVGTPQNIYQRPANIFVATFIGRTNILDGKLIPNNNGFILKIGGYTEIVDNLIISREIADSIPVQVSVRPEEFIIKKNGEGIKAKILDSIFLGLNTHYFVELETGERAEIVQESTIGEILKPNTEIGLKIKKEKINIFNKESQLNLTEGVVNHVIQK